From the genome of Alicyclobacillus sp. SO9:
ACTTAGAGTTGTCTTATCGTTTTGTTTCGTTAAACATGGGCTGATTAACCTAATTATACCATCTATCTTGAATATTTAGGTTGGAGTTGTATTGCAGTAATCTTCCCATATGTGCAATAAGCCAGCCAATGACCCAAATGCATGCTCATTCAATATTTGCAGAGGCAGCGTCTAGAGCAATATGGTTTGAAAAGAAACCCTGGACGAGGTTCAATAACCCGGCTATGCCAGCAAAAGGTGCGCTGTATGCAAAATACAGCCAAAGTAAATTGACGCCGTTTGTCGGAGTTAACGAAATGAGTATGCCAACGATGAACGGAAGTGTTAAAGACAAGACGTTTTTAACGGACGAACCCGTGTCCCTCAGAACATACCTGCCAGCAACGACAAATAGTATTAAAGTAATAGCTAACATTGGTATGAAAAATGCAAGTTGTCATTTTGCATGCTGGTTAAACCTATAAATATAGTTTGGTATTAGGAAAAGCATGAAGGTAATGATATTAATGGAAACAGTCATCAAGAACGAAATGACATTATTTTGTATCAAAAGGACCTTCCTGTTCTATCCACAACTGGCACGACACCCGTACGGAATATAGTGATCCAAATCGCTGAGTTGACACTACGTTTTGCTACCCCAAATGTTCAACAGCGGTCCAAATCTCTAACGTCTGTCGAAGAGCTTCAATTGCTTCATGTAGTCAACTGCCTTCGTCTTGTTCTTTTGTTTAGACACATAGACCGCTTCGTTTTTTGCTTTAAAGTAGCTATTAAATTTGTCTTTCGAAAGACTGCCATTAGAAATAGCTGCTAAAACAGCGCAATTTGACTCGGTAGTATGTGTATAATCCGAGAACTTACAACCCCCGGATAGTTCCATAATATCCTCAAATCCATTATCAATAAATTCTGTACTCTGCATCGCTTCGTAAATCTTGTGATTAGCTTTCAATGTCTGACTCCCTTTTTATTGACTAATCCCTGGTCACGCTATTCCATGCCAAGTTTCCCTTTGCCACCCACCATCATTATACAATATTTACACAGATGCACTATGTAGAATAAGCCCGAGCCCAGACTGAGAGCCTGCACCGGCTCCGCTGCGCATCTAACTGGATGTAACAGTATTTGATGTTAATAAATTCCGCTTGTGTTTTGTTAAATCTTGTTGATGCCGCTCCCCTCACTGGCTTTCTGGATTGGCCATTAGGCAGTTAGTGATCGCAATGATCCCTAACGGGTGTTGGCCCAATCCGATTGTGATCGCAATGATCCTTAATGCTCCGTGCCCGGGATATTAGTGATCGCAAAGCTCCCTAATGTGGGAGGCGGCAGAGTGGGGCGTAGTTGATAGGGATCAACGGGATCCCTATTCTGGACGGCTACTGGGGATAGGGATCGAATCGATCACTATTCTGTGACGAGAGTTGGGATAGGGAGCAAAAGGATCCTTAACCAACTGGCGCAGCGAAGAACGAAGCCCAGACTGAGAGCCTGCACCAGCTCCGCTGCGCATCTAACTGGATGTAACAGTATTTGATGTTAATAGATTCCGCTTATGTTTTGTTAAATCTTGTTGATGCCGCTGCCGTCGCAGGCTGTCTGGACTGGCCATGAGGCAGTTAGTGATCGCAATGATCCCTAACGGGTGTTGGCCCAATCCGATTGTGATCGCAAAGATCCTTAATGCTCCGTGCCCGGGACATTAGTGATCGCAAAGCTCCCTAATGTGGGAGGCGGCAGAGTGGGGCGCGGGAGATAGGGAGCAACGGGATCCCTATTCTGGACGGCTACTGGAGATAGGGATCGAATCGATCACTATTCTTTGCCGAGCGTTGGGATAGGGAGCAAAAGGATCCTTAACCAACTGGCGCAGCGAAGAACGAAGCCCAGACTGAGAGCCTGCACCGGCTCCGCTGCGCATCTAACTGGATGCAACAGTATTCAATGTTAATATATTCCTATTGTGTTTTGATAAATCTTGGTGACCCATCCGGCTCTCCATTTGAGATATTTCACACGGTAGTTACTTGTGTGCCACACGCACCACGTTTCGATTTTCAAGTCTTAAAGACTAGCGATGGGGGAAAAGCGCAATCACTCCAGTACAGGAGTCCTACTTTGTCAATGCGTATGCATCTCAAACTGGAACCCTTCGCCATGTAAGGGGCGTGACACAGCTTGACCTAACCATTTGCCATGACAAATTTGAACAACACAAGGTGAGCCAGTGCTGAGAAAATCACGGTCCCAACCCACCACCATAGACCATTCACGAGTCCATGGGCAGTAACAAAGAACGCGGCGTAGATGGAGAGACCGAATTGAACCGACGCTACAACCAGCCCTGGGTTCCATCTGCGACGCTTCACTCCCTCAACGATGTGTGTGGCGCAATTCATAAGGCTGAAGATGACAATCAGTAATCCAAATCCTAAGTTCGCCACAGATAGAATTCCGAACACCAAGAAGGCAACCCATACAAACAGGAGGTTTATCCAAAAGACCTTCACGTCAGTCAGTTTCTCCTGACCCGCAGGCAAGCCATAGACCACACGGTTCATGTAGTCCTTAAACCCACCCGGCCAAAGATGTTCCTCTGTTTGATGAAACAAATACATCGGGATGTTGATCAACGCCCAAAACATCGCTTGAGAGGGATGATATGAGAGAAACAGCAAGATAAGGGTGACAGTGGCCATCCAAGGAGCAGCCCTGGCCCAGTGCTGATTACGTGACAACGCTTGAATCATCGCGATCCCCCCTAAAAGTGTCTGGTTTCATCTCCCGTGAACATTAGGAGACGTTTGACTCATTGATTACAAGCTTATATAGTAAGAAAGTGAGTAGTCAATATATCCCACAAATACGGGACAGAGGGCATGCGAATGTATCATATCAAGCGAGACAAACGCAGTGAGCAGTCGTGCCAATGGATCATCAACGCCCTAGCTCAGTGCATGAGGGAAAAAGATTATGATGAGATTTCTGTGGTGGAACTCGTCATGAAGGCGGGTGTGGGTAGAGCCACTTTCTACAGAAACTTTGATGGAATTGACGATGTACTGCGTCTGGAGTGCGACAGAGCCTTCGATGCCCTCCGCGTGCAATTTGTGGATCACTATAAATCTGTTGAAAATACAGACGCCAAAACGGTGTTCATCAAGCCCCTCCTCCGGTACTGGGACGCGCGCACAGACGTCATCGAACGGTTGATTCGGGCGAATCGAACCGACCTCATTAATGACGGGATTGCGCGACTCATAGAGTTTGTTTTATCATCGCGGATGGATCCAGACGAACAGGCGTGGCATCGACTGGACTACTTCATTGCGAAGCGGGCTGGCGAAGCAGTGAATGTGCTCATTCACTGGGTGAAGAATCATAAGGATATCCCCGCAGATGAGTTAGCCGATTTAATCACGTTGCAGTCACAGGAATCTGTCAATCTAACACTTCGGCTCTAAGCCAACCATTTCTACTGCACAAGAAACGAGAGCGGGTATTGCAGACGTTGCCCCCCTGTTTAAAGCAGGCTTAAGACCTTCCATTCACCACCATTGCGAAATCCTAAATGCTGATACACGGAACCAGCTTGGGGGTTTGTGTAGAACAAATACAGCACCTTTCCTGATTGGATTGCGTCCAAACACAGCTTATAAAGAACCTTGGATGCGTAGCCATTCCTACGGTACTGCGGAGGAGTCGCCACGCCAATGACAATTGCAATTTGAGGACGGTCGTTGACATACGCAGCAGTCGAAACCATTTTTCCCCAACACTCGCAACATAAGTACGAATTGAATCGTTTTCTACGATTTTCATTTGCTCATCGATGTACTTCTCTTTATCGTTGCCTGTGAAGCCATATTCTTCGACCTGAACGAACAGTTCGTACAGCTTGGACGCTTCTTCTCTTGTGGACAATCTCTTGACCACAAGGCGATCATCGCAAAATTCATTCGAGACGGATCTTAATTCCCGAACGTGACAATCTGTGTTTCCCCTTCGAGAAATGGAACAAACTTCTCAATCAATACTTTCTTCCCGACCAGCCTTAACACACCTGATTGTTGAACGTACTTGACATACCCGCCCTGTCGTTCCGCGGTTGAGCTATTGACGATTGATAATATTGACAGTATGATGTGAACAAATGTTCAATGAATATTTGTTCATTTTAATTAAGCAAACTGGAAGAATGGCGTGAATATCCAGAAGACCATGCGTCGCTTGAGAAATCTTAGCTGAACTTCGTGTCTGCATTTATCTATATCTAGCCCAGTCGCCCCCCTGAGAGTCCTCACATTACGCAGATTATAACCATCTTAAGGAGATATCTGGGGATTCTGGTGGTGTTGCGTACTTGGAAGCGATGCTTGTCTGAATCTTTGAGGAGGGACATCAGTGGCAAATGAATATGTGGAATCCCGACAAAAGCTGAAGCTCTTGGCCCAAATAGGTTTGTTGATGGGGCCGTTTCTGTCGATGGTGGACAGCAATATCGTTAACGTCGCACTCCCCGATATCGCGAAGGCATTGAAC
Proteins encoded in this window:
- a CDS encoding TetR/AcrR family transcriptional regulator, with product MYHIKRDKRSEQSCQWIINALAQCMREKDYDEISVVELVMKAGVGRATFYRNFDGIDDVLRLECDRAFDALRVQFVDHYKSVENTDAKTVFIKPLLRYWDARTDVIERLIRANRTDLINDGIARLIEFVLSSRMDPDEQAWHRLDYFIAKRAGEAVNVLIHWVKNHKDIPADELADLITLQSQESVNLTLRL
- a CDS encoding HXXEE domain-containing protein, with protein sequence MIQALSRNQHWARAAPWMATVTLILLFLSYHPSQAMFWALINIPMYLFHQTEEHLWPGGFKDYMNRVVYGLPAGQEKLTDVKVFWINLLFVWVAFLVFGILSVANLGFGLLIVIFSLMNCATHIVEGVKRRRWNPGLVVASVQFGLSIYAAFFVTAHGLVNGLWWWVGTVIFSALAHLVLFKFVMANG